The Moorena producens PAL-8-15-08-1 genomic interval ACCTACGCTTAAAATCATTCCATTATTAAGCAACGCCAACTAATTCGCCTAGATTTTAGTACCGCTAACATTATCTTTCCATTGGTAAGCATAAAGCCAAATCAAGTGATTAGCTGTTTTTCCAGGATTTTTAAACGTATGAGGAACATTTGCAGGAACTCGAAATTCTTGACCAATAGTAGGGTAGTAAGTTTTTCCTTGAAACGATACTTCTAATTCTCCTTCTAAAAGGATAAAGATTTCATCACTCTCATGACCGTCACTTGACCAATAGTCTCCAGGAGGTGTTTCATGGGTTTCACACTTAAAACCTTTCTTTTCCCACTCATTTTTGAGTTTTTCAAAATCAATGTTAAGGTCTTTCATGATTTTTAATTCTTTTCTTAATTTAGTGCTAAGTTAGTCTCAAGCTTGTTGGTTACATTGAATTGTTATGGCTGAAGTTTTCATTAAACTCGCGTTGATAAAAGTACCGTCCAAGAACATAATCCCACTCAATATATCCAACCCTAAACTCTCGACTTCCTGAAGTTGCTTCGAAAGCAGTCCTTCCGTGCAGAATCCTAAAGTTTTGCATAAGCAGACAGTCGCCTGGTTCAAGTCGGAAACGGTATTGGTAATCCGGATTTTTCAGGTAGTGAGAAAAGGTGATGTAGGCTTGATAAAACGCTTCTATTTGCTCGGCAGGAAGAATGGGAGTACAGTTC includes:
- a CDS encoding cupin domain-containing protein — protein: MKDLNIDFEKLKNEWEKKGFKCETHETPPGDYWSSDGHESDEIFILLEGELEVSFQGKTYYPTIGQEFRVPANVPHTFKNPGKTANHLIWLYAYQWKDNVSGTKI